A stretch of Lathyrus oleraceus cultivar Zhongwan6 chromosome 6, CAAS_Psat_ZW6_1.0, whole genome shotgun sequence DNA encodes these proteins:
- the LOC127091742 gene encoding secreted RxLR effector protein 161-like: MKNIPYAFVIRSLMYAQVCTRSDITFAVGILGRYQSNPGMNHWKAAKKVLRYLKGTKDYMLMYRQTDNLDVIGYSDSDFAGCVDSRKSTPGYIFMMADGAI, from the coding sequence atgaagaacattcCATATGCTTTTGTTATTAGAAGTCTTATGTATGCTCAAGTATGCACAAGGTCCGACATTACATTTGCTGTTGGAATCTTAGGAAGATATCAGAGTAATCCAGGTATGAATCACTGGAAAGCTGCAAAGAAGGTGTTGAgatatcttaaaggaacaaaagatTACATGCTAATGTATAGGCAGACGGACAATCTTGATGTGATCGGCTATTCAGACTCCGACTTTGCTGGTTGTGTTGATTCTCGCAAATCAACACCAGGATATATTTTTATGATGGCTGATGGAGCTATTTAA